One segment of Nocardioides sp. QY071 DNA contains the following:
- a CDS encoding NYN domain-containing protein, with protein MSSTLIVDGANVVGARPDGWWKDRAGAAARLHEQLLVADIEYDVVVLVLEGQAKGGVRAGRDAHVRTVHAPKDGDATIVAEARKAAEKGGRVVVVTADRALDARVHGAGATTLSPTWLLSALGR; from the coding sequence ATGAGCTCGACCCTCATCGTCGACGGCGCGAACGTCGTCGGCGCGCGCCCGGACGGCTGGTGGAAGGACCGCGCGGGAGCGGCGGCGCGGCTGCACGAGCAGCTCCTCGTCGCCGACATCGAGTACGACGTCGTCGTGCTCGTGCTCGAGGGGCAGGCCAAGGGCGGCGTGCGCGCCGGCAGGGACGCCCACGTGCGGACGGTCCACGCGCCGAAGGACGGCGACGCGACGATCGTCGCCGAGGCCCGCAAGGCCGCCGAGAAGGGCGGCCGGGTCGTGGTGGTCACCGCTGACCGGGCTCTGGACGCCCGCGTCCACGGTGCCGGCGCGACCACGCTGTCACCGACCTGGCTGCTCTCCGCACTGGGGCGATAA
- a CDS encoding amidohydrolase family protein has translation MSALRFSGPVLPDGETREVYVVDGRITYERPAGLAGAETAAEGWIVPGLVDAHNHLGLEDGGAVDDAEIERTAIADRDNGVLLTRDCGSPADTRWVHEREDLPRLIRCGRHVARTRRYLRGYGVEVEPDSLVDTVAEQALDGDGWVKLVGDWISREEGDLTPSFPADAVTAAIEVAHAQGAKVTAHCFGEDSISPLLDAGIDCIEHGTGLTAAHLEQMVAGGVALVPTVLQTAKFPEFISAARDKFPTYSATMETLLARRRAVLMDAYDAGVALYVGSDGGGSARHGVLHEEILAMAAMGLPNDYVLGAASWRGRAWLGWNPGLDEGDPADFAVYPRNPVEDLSVLTEPSRVVLRGKVVA, from the coding sequence GTGAGTGCGCTGCGGTTCTCCGGCCCTGTCCTTCCCGACGGCGAGACGCGGGAGGTCTACGTCGTCGACGGCCGGATCACCTACGAGCGCCCGGCCGGGCTGGCGGGGGCCGAGACCGCCGCCGAGGGCTGGATCGTCCCCGGCCTGGTCGACGCCCACAACCACCTCGGCCTCGAGGACGGGGGAGCGGTCGACGACGCGGAGATCGAGCGGACCGCCATCGCGGACCGCGACAACGGCGTGCTGCTCACCCGCGACTGCGGCTCCCCGGCCGACACCCGCTGGGTCCACGAGCGCGAGGACCTGCCCCGCCTGATCCGCTGCGGGCGCCACGTCGCCCGCACCCGCCGCTACCTGCGCGGCTACGGGGTCGAGGTCGAGCCCGACAGCCTGGTCGACACCGTCGCCGAGCAGGCCCTCGACGGCGACGGCTGGGTCAAGCTCGTCGGTGACTGGATCTCCCGCGAGGAGGGCGACCTGACGCCGTCCTTCCCGGCCGACGCGGTGACCGCCGCGATCGAGGTCGCCCACGCCCAGGGGGCCAAGGTGACCGCACACTGCTTCGGCGAGGACTCGATCAGCCCGCTCCTCGACGCCGGCATCGACTGCATCGAGCACGGCACCGGCCTCACCGCTGCCCACCTCGAGCAGATGGTCGCCGGTGGCGTCGCCCTGGTCCCGACCGTGCTGCAGACCGCCAAGTTCCCGGAGTTCATCTCGGCCGCACGCGACAAGTTCCCGACGTACAGCGCCACGATGGAGACCCTCCTCGCCCGCCGCCGGGCGGTCCTGATGGATGCGTACGACGCCGGCGTGGCCCTCTACGTCGGTAGTGACGGCGGCGGCTCGGCGCGCCACGGCGTCCTGCACGAGGAGATCCTCGCCATGGCGGCGATGGGCCTGCCCAACGACTACGTCCTGGGCGCCGCCTCGTGGCGCGGCCGGGCCTGGCTCGGCTGGAACCCGGGCCTCGACGAGGGCGACCCGGCCGACTTCGCGGTCTACCCGCGCAACCCGGTCGAGGACCTGTCAGTGCTCACCGAGCCGTCGCGCGTGGTGCTGCGCGGCAAGGTCGTCGCCTGA
- a CDS encoding S8 family serine peptidase: MHRYPEHLTHPSGVELTPLPDRVLLSPRAGGPAAAGRTDVLDALGLVRDGAAGPAAADDATKQPANEGPDFVFARTADGSEVDGDAVAAATASGSVAWSSPVYTADFGAGAEELAPAADAVVLLHADVADPEDLARVTALGLQRDEVRSALLGDHDYFAVTDPAASPAYDLPERIAEALGRAVEVRLEWVPARVPVAHNPNDPMYPSQWNLRQIRAGGPGTTGWDLTTGSSAVTVAILDEGVELGHPDLVGGFLHNGINLGTMSGTGAPTGNHGTACAGIVGARIGNGVGVAGLAGGCRLLPIAFSRWTDTEVAAGLRYARMQGAQVVSMSFGWNAWSHAIIDPAIQEAFNADMVLCVATHNQNTANGITYPATNPLVIAVGASDQVDGRKSPASPDGEPWGSNYGPQMSVVAPGVRIPTTDRLGANGYTATDYTGTFNGTSAATPHVAALAALIRSRNSTLSNVRVRRIIETTADKTGTVPYANVSGHPNGTWNDQMGYGRINVYDALVAAGRIVKRFHFEDDLVKHLRDDVLEKRFKEIREIDIYKRAGREVDHLDPGDLVVNPLIDEREGLEEVIRRLDRIERVVGSLGAPFVRSEDRPDVNGEVVEAALNGAHADGAS; the protein is encoded by the coding sequence ATGCACCGCTACCCCGAGCACCTCACGCACCCCTCCGGTGTGGAGCTCACCCCCCTGCCCGACCGCGTGCTGCTCTCACCCCGCGCCGGTGGTCCCGCCGCCGCGGGCCGGACCGACGTCCTCGACGCCCTCGGCCTGGTCCGCGACGGCGCCGCAGGTCCGGCGGCCGCCGACGACGCGACCAAGCAGCCCGCCAACGAGGGCCCGGACTTCGTCTTCGCCCGCACTGCCGACGGGTCCGAGGTCGACGGCGACGCGGTCGCCGCGGCCACCGCAAGTGGCAGCGTCGCCTGGTCGTCGCCGGTCTACACGGCCGACTTCGGTGCCGGCGCCGAGGAGCTCGCGCCCGCCGCCGACGCGGTGGTGCTGCTGCACGCCGACGTCGCCGACCCGGAGGACCTCGCGAGGGTCACCGCGCTCGGGCTGCAGCGCGACGAGGTGCGCTCGGCGCTGCTCGGCGACCACGACTACTTCGCCGTGACCGACCCGGCCGCCAGCCCGGCGTACGACCTCCCTGAGCGGATCGCCGAGGCGCTGGGGCGCGCGGTCGAGGTCCGCCTGGAGTGGGTGCCCGCGCGGGTGCCGGTCGCGCACAACCCCAACGACCCGATGTACCCCAGCCAGTGGAACCTGCGCCAGATCCGCGCCGGCGGGCCCGGCACCACCGGGTGGGACCTCACCACGGGCTCGTCGGCGGTGACCGTGGCGATCCTCGACGAGGGCGTCGAGCTCGGCCACCCGGACCTCGTCGGCGGGTTCCTGCACAACGGCATCAACCTCGGCACCATGTCCGGCACCGGCGCCCCGACCGGCAACCACGGCACGGCCTGCGCCGGGATCGTCGGCGCCCGGATCGGCAACGGGGTCGGCGTCGCCGGACTCGCGGGCGGCTGCCGCCTGCTGCCGATCGCGTTCTCGCGGTGGACCGACACCGAGGTCGCGGCCGGCCTGCGCTACGCCCGGATGCAGGGCGCGCAGGTGGTGTCGATGAGCTTCGGCTGGAACGCGTGGAGCCACGCGATCATCGACCCGGCGATCCAGGAGGCGTTCAACGCCGACATGGTGCTCTGCGTCGCCACCCACAACCAGAACACAGCCAACGGCATCACCTACCCCGCGACCAACCCCCTCGTGATCGCGGTCGGTGCCAGTGACCAGGTCGACGGCCGCAAGTCGCCGGCCAGCCCCGACGGCGAGCCGTGGGGCTCCAACTACGGACCGCAGATGTCCGTCGTCGCCCCCGGAGTCCGGATCCCGACGACCGACCGGCTCGGTGCCAACGGCTACACAGCCACCGACTACACGGGCACCTTCAACGGCACCTCCGCCGCCACGCCGCACGTGGCCGCGCTCGCCGCCCTGATCCGGTCGCGGAACTCCACGCTCAGCAACGTGCGGGTCCGCCGGATCATCGAGACCACGGCCGACAAGACCGGCACCGTGCCCTACGCCAATGTCTCGGGCCACCCGAACGGCACCTGGAACGACCAGATGGGCTACGGACGGATCAACGTGTACGACGCCCTGGTGGCGGCCGGCCGGATCGTGAAGAGGTTCCACTTCGAGGACGACCTCGTCAAGCACCTGCGCGACGACGTGCTCGAGAAGAGGTTCAAGGAGATCCGCGAGATCGACATCTACAAGCGCGCGGGCCGCGAGGTCGACCACCTCGACCCCGGGGACCTGGTCGTCAACCCGCTCATCGACGAGCGGGAGGGCCTCGAGGAGGTCATCCGGCGCCTCGACCGGATCGAGCGCGTGGTCGGCAGCCTCGGCGCGCCGTTCGTCCGGTCCGAGGACCGGCCCGACGTGAACGGCGAGGTCGTCGAGGCCGCACTCAACGGCGCCCACGCCGACGGGGCGTCGTGA